In a single window of the Veillonella sp. genome:
- a CDS encoding polysaccharide biosynthesis C-terminal domain-containing protein: protein MNRFLKGAMILTLAGIIVKVIGAFSKVLIARVLGGEGIGLYMMAYPIYQIIVSVSAAGIPVAISIMIAEKLANDDMRGVQQVFSVSLKVLTLLGLVFSIALYGSAQWLIDTHIITDPRALLAIQLLSPAIFIVTILSCFRGYFQGFQYMVPTGTSQVFEQIFRVSSMVGLAYYFIDRGLHLAAGGATFATFPGVLAGLIVLIYFYYRQRRVRAQMLAQQNPNAIGESNSSVVKRLFSLAIPVSMANIMLPMVSLIDTFIVPKRLMDIGYYLNEATTQFGYLTGMATSLIGLPIILTTSLAASLVPAVSEAHAQGDVHRIVQRAGIAIKIANMFTIPACIGLCVLATPISKLIYATPHAGPVIAVISLSIIFLGWQQITAGILQGLGRTVIPMVAIFIGLLAKTFLDYQLTGTIELGINGAAWATNLNFAIAALINYIFVKKYVGSVLNKLELLKIVVSAMAMGGATQVVYVTTVELFGNGGAVAAAIIVAVFVYGLSLWLTKAVVKADMYHFPVIGKRLQARRDKEEAKLYEEQY, encoded by the coding sequence ATGAATCGATTTTTAAAGGGCGCTATGATTTTAACCTTAGCTGGGATTATCGTTAAGGTTATTGGTGCTTTCAGCAAAGTCCTTATTGCACGCGTTCTCGGTGGTGAAGGGATTGGCCTATATATGATGGCCTATCCGATTTATCAAATTATCGTTAGTGTTTCCGCTGCAGGCATTCCTGTTGCTATATCTATTATGATTGCGGAAAAGCTGGCTAATGATGATATGCGGGGCGTACAACAGGTGTTTTCCGTATCGTTAAAGGTGTTAACACTATTAGGTCTTGTATTTAGTATAGCTTTATACGGTAGTGCACAGTGGCTCATAGATACCCATATTATTACAGATCCTCGTGCACTCTTAGCGATTCAGCTATTATCGCCAGCTATCTTCATCGTTACGATTTTGAGCTGTTTCAGAGGTTATTTCCAAGGCTTCCAATACATGGTACCTACGGGAACTAGCCAAGTCTTTGAACAAATCTTCCGCGTATCCTCTATGGTGGGCTTAGCTTATTATTTCATTGATAGAGGTCTACACTTGGCGGCAGGTGGTGCAACGTTCGCTACATTCCCCGGTGTATTAGCTGGGTTGATTGTATTGATTTACTTTTACTATCGTCAGCGTCGTGTACGGGCGCAAATGTTGGCGCAGCAGAATCCAAATGCTATTGGTGAAAGCAATAGCTCTGTAGTCAAACGACTATTTAGCTTGGCTATACCAGTTTCAATGGCCAATATTATGTTGCCCATGGTATCTCTTATCGATACATTTATCGTACCAAAGCGATTGATGGATATTGGGTATTACCTCAATGAAGCGACAACACAATTTGGTTATCTCACAGGGATGGCTACATCGTTGATAGGTTTGCCTATCATTTTGACTACATCCTTAGCGGCTAGCCTTGTACCAGCTGTATCTGAGGCACATGCGCAAGGTGATGTGCACCGTATTGTACAGCGCGCCGGCATAGCCATTAAGATTGCCAATATGTTCACTATACCGGCCTGCATTGGGCTCTGTGTATTGGCGACACCTATATCTAAATTGATATACGCAACGCCTCATGCTGGTCCTGTTATTGCTGTTATTAGCTTGAGTATTATATTCTTAGGTTGGCAACAGATTACAGCAGGCATTTTGCAGGGATTAGGTAGAACTGTTATTCCTATGGTAGCCATTTTTATCGGTCTATTGGCTAAGACATTCTTGGACTATCAATTGACAGGTACTATTGAACTTGGTATTAATGGTGCCGCATGGGCAACGAATTTAAACTTTGCCATTGCTGCACTCATAAACTATATATTTGTTAAAAAATATGTAGGCTCCGTACTGAATAAATTAGAGCTATTAAAAATTGTAGTATCTGCCATGGCTATGGGCGGTGCTACACAGGTGGTGTATGTGACGACTGTAGAACTGTTCGGTAATGGTGGTGCGGTAGCAGCAGCTATTATTGTGGCGGTATTTGTGTATGGTTTATCTCTATGGTTAACAAAGGCCGTTGTAAAAGCTGATATGTATCATTTCCCAGTTATAGGCAAGCGCTTACAAGCTCGCCGAGATAAGGAGGAGGCTAAGCTATATGAAGAACAATACTGA
- the mfd gene encoding transcription-repair coupling factor → MDNTLTQLLSQNPSFVDGLNAFQRKGKSVIYGLSGSQKSFLLNQAFSTGLTKPVVIVVHDKDHKEMWERDLAFFWPNIPVLSFPITDHVDFTTIARSLEDQGAQMRALALLAWQEPAVVIANAEEVTQYVVSPQNLKGQSLHFSLNDTIERDTALEQLVTIGYERVDQVEQRGHFAVRGDILDIYPVNSEHPIRIEFFGDEIDTLRFFSVENQRSIEQIDSYTVTPFFLGKSDADCTLLSYVKEGTLIYDEPGRIQEALKKFLKEDPTHRKNHCDWSELQRTVEATNQVAFTFMQQRSIGLAGFTPIGIQGKTMTSFERQIPLLTDEIKQWHRLNHQVVLVLNNQQRREGIERALEGEGIAFIHSAEWIAKPNTVVILQGLLTDGFELPNSHLVVVVEGNIYGQQKRKLRNKPKKGQEINYFTDLTPGDYVVHSMHGIGKYIGLKTIETEGIHRDYIEIDYAGSDKLFLPANNLDQLQKYIGNEGDVPRINKMGGRDWAKVVTKAKKSIDDLADKLVELYAQREITQGFAFLPDQPWQQEFEDAFPYEETEDQLQATAEIKESMEKPVPMDRLLAGDVGFGKTEVAMRAIFKAVMSGKQVAVLVPTTVLAQQHFQTFWNRFAPFGVKVDVLNRFRSTAEKKQVLKGVEDGSIDVLIGTHSLLNKKVVFKDLGMLVVDEEQRFGVAQKEKWKEWANNIDVLTLSATPIPRTLHMSLVGVREMSVINTPPEERLPVQTYVVEYDMNLVADAIKRELARGGQVYFVYNRVASINHMGELLEEALPGLRYAIAHGQMTGRQIEEIMTDFYEGHYDVLLSTSIIETGLDIPNANTIIIYDADRLGLSQLYQMRGRVGRSRRRAYAYFMYRPDKMLSEAAEKRLKAIEEFTELGAGFKLAMRDLEIRGAGNLLGSQQHGNIASVGFGMYVSMLEEAIAKAQNKEVEREVSIDPAIDLEVDAFIDDAYIKDSARKISVYQRLLHIKSKEQLDDMTDELIDRFGTPTDPVDRLLRIAQIKEQARLLGIKSIVRRDQQLTIHWHDDSKMADWDMGAVREDLWKKMKFADTKPATLYVSLNGMKGSILTITEAVMKALSQKSSSKEGL, encoded by the coding sequence ATGGATAATACATTAACACAGCTGCTTTCACAGAACCCATCCTTTGTGGATGGGCTAAACGCATTTCAGCGGAAAGGAAAGTCAGTCATATATGGTCTTAGTGGATCTCAAAAGAGTTTCCTCTTAAACCAAGCTTTTTCTACGGGCCTTACAAAGCCTGTAGTTATAGTAGTCCATGATAAGGACCATAAAGAGATGTGGGAACGAGATTTAGCCTTTTTCTGGCCTAATATTCCAGTCCTATCATTTCCTATAACAGATCATGTGGACTTTACAACGATTGCTCGTAGCCTTGAGGACCAAGGGGCACAAATGCGTGCCTTAGCATTGCTTGCATGGCAAGAACCAGCTGTAGTCATAGCGAATGCTGAAGAGGTTACACAGTATGTGGTATCTCCTCAAAATTTAAAAGGACAGTCGTTACATTTCTCTTTGAATGATACGATTGAACGGGATACAGCTCTTGAACAGCTCGTTACAATTGGATATGAACGTGTAGACCAGGTGGAACAACGTGGTCATTTTGCCGTGCGCGGGGATATTTTAGACATATATCCTGTTAATAGTGAACATCCCATACGTATAGAGTTCTTTGGCGATGAAATTGATACGTTACGGTTCTTCTCTGTGGAGAACCAACGTTCCATTGAACAAATTGATTCTTATACGGTAACGCCGTTCTTCCTTGGTAAAAGTGATGCAGATTGCACCTTATTATCATATGTGAAAGAAGGCACCCTCATTTACGATGAGCCTGGCCGTATTCAGGAAGCATTAAAGAAATTCCTTAAGGAAGACCCAACACATCGTAAAAATCATTGTGACTGGAGTGAGTTGCAACGTACTGTAGAAGCAACGAATCAAGTAGCTTTTACATTTATGCAACAACGTTCTATTGGCTTAGCTGGATTTACCCCAATTGGTATTCAAGGTAAGACGATGACGAGCTTTGAGCGTCAAATTCCTTTATTAACCGATGAAATTAAACAATGGCATCGCTTAAACCATCAAGTTGTATTGGTATTAAATAATCAGCAACGAAGAGAAGGCATTGAACGTGCCCTTGAAGGGGAAGGTATTGCTTTTATTCATAGTGCGGAGTGGATTGCAAAGCCTAATACGGTTGTAATCTTACAAGGCTTATTGACCGATGGCTTTGAATTACCAAATAGCCATTTAGTAGTTGTCGTAGAAGGTAATATTTACGGACAACAAAAGCGGAAGCTACGCAACAAGCCTAAAAAAGGCCAAGAAATTAATTACTTTACGGATTTAACGCCTGGTGACTATGTTGTACATAGTATGCACGGTATTGGTAAGTATATTGGCCTTAAAACGATCGAAACAGAGGGGATTCATCGGGATTATATTGAAATTGACTATGCAGGATCAGATAAATTATTCTTACCTGCCAACAACTTAGATCAATTACAAAAGTATATTGGTAATGAAGGTGATGTGCCGCGCATCAATAAAATGGGTGGCCGTGACTGGGCTAAGGTTGTTACAAAGGCAAAGAAATCTATTGATGATTTAGCAGATAAGCTTGTAGAGCTCTATGCACAGCGTGAAATAACGCAAGGCTTTGCATTCTTGCCTGACCAACCATGGCAACAGGAATTTGAAGATGCATTCCCTTATGAGGAAACGGAAGACCAATTACAAGCTACAGCAGAAATTAAGGAATCCATGGAAAAACCAGTTCCTATGGACCGTTTGCTTGCTGGCGATGTAGGGTTTGGTAAAACAGAAGTGGCCATGCGTGCCATATTTAAGGCTGTTATGAGTGGCAAACAAGTAGCGGTACTTGTTCCAACCACTGTTTTGGCACAGCAACATTTCCAAACCTTCTGGAACCGATTTGCTCCATTTGGTGTCAAGGTAGATGTACTCAATCGTTTCCGCAGTACAGCGGAGAAAAAACAAGTTCTAAAAGGCGTTGAAGATGGATCCATTGATGTTCTTATCGGCACACATTCCTTGCTCAACAAAAAGGTTGTCTTCAAAGATTTAGGGATGCTCGTTGTAGATGAAGAGCAACGTTTCGGGGTAGCTCAAAAGGAAAAATGGAAAGAGTGGGCCAACAATATTGATGTACTCACCTTGAGTGCGACCCCAATTCCTCGGACATTACATATGTCCCTCGTTGGTGTTCGTGAGATGTCCGTTATCAATACGCCACCAGAAGAACGCTTGCCTGTTCAAACCTATGTAGTGGAATATGATATGAACCTCGTGGCCGATGCGATCAAGCGCGAATTAGCGCGTGGTGGGCAGGTTTACTTTGTATATAACCGCGTAGCATCCATTAATCACATGGGTGAGTTATTAGAAGAGGCCTTGCCTGGTTTACGTTACGCTATTGCTCATGGTCAAATGACAGGTCGTCAAATTGAGGAAATCATGACTGATTTCTATGAAGGCCATTATGATGTATTATTGTCTACCAGTATTATCGAAACTGGTCTAGATATACCAAATGCCAATACGATCATCATTTATGATGCGGACCGCTTAGGCTTATCTCAGCTATATCAAATGCGTGGCCGCGTAGGTCGTTCTCGTAGACGGGCCTATGCTTACTTTATGTATCGACCTGATAAAATGCTTTCAGAGGCTGCCGAAAAGCGCTTAAAAGCTATTGAAGAGTTCACAGAACTCGGTGCTGGTTTTAAATTGGCTATGCGCGATTTAGAAATTCGCGGTGCTGGTAACCTCTTAGGTTCACAGCAACATGGCAATATCGCATCCGTCGGCTTTGGTATGTACGTAAGTATGTTAGAAGAAGCCATTGCGAAGGCTCAAAATAAAGAGGTTGAACGGGAAGTATCCATTGACCCAGCAATCGATTTAGAGGTAGATGCCTTTATTGATGATGCGTATATCAAGGATAGCGCTCGTAAGATCTCCGTATATCAACGTTTGTTACATATAAAATCCAAAGAACAGCTTGATGATATGACTGATGAACTCATCGATCGCTTCGGTACTCCGACAGATCCGGTAGACCGTTTGTTGCGCATTGCTCAAATTAAAGAACAAGCGCGTTTACTAGGCATTAAAAGTATCGTCCGTAGAGATCAACAGCTTACCATTCATTGGCATGACGATTCCAAGATGGCCGACTGGGATATGGGGGCTGTACGGGAAGATCTCTGGAAGAAGATGAAATTTGCAGATACTAAGCCGGCTACATTATATGTGAGCCTCAATGGTATGAAAGGTTCTATTTTGACCATTACGGAAGCGGTGATGAAGGCTTTGAGCCAAAAATCATCGTCTAAGGAGGGCCTATGA
- a CDS encoding helix-turn-helix domain-containing protein: MYIGDFIKEYREANGVSVEDFATKAGLTVTEIEVLEKNVQEDGTVVPVAMRQIKGIAAAMNVPMPVVMAQIPSDQELVVHVVAESDQPHAK; the protein is encoded by the coding sequence ATGTATATCGGAGATTTCATTAAAGAATATCGCGAAGCTAATGGTGTATCCGTTGAAGACTTTGCCACAAAAGCAGGCTTAACAGTTACAGAAATTGAAGTATTAGAAAAAAACGTACAAGAAGATGGTACTGTAGTACCTGTTGCAATGCGCCAAATCAAAGGTATTGCTGCAGCTATGAATGTGCCAATGCCTGTAGTCATGGCTCAGATTCCTTCTGATCAAGAATTAGTTGTACATGTGGTTGCTGAATCTGATCAGCCACATGCGAAGTAA